In Mycobacteriales bacterium, a single window of DNA contains:
- a CDS encoding aldo/keto reductase, whose protein sequence is MEQRPLGHTGLTVSRLGLGTMTWGRDTDADDAAAQLTAFVDAGGTLVDTADVYVEGESERVLGRLLARGDVDRRDIVVATKAASRRGEPRARDASRRHLLDALDASLERLGLDHVDLWQMHAFDPATPIEETLAALDTAVSSGRTRYVGVSNYSGWQTAKAATWQRAWPGRSPLVSTQVEYSLLQRAIEHEVMPAAIDLGLAILPWSPLGRGVLTGKYRGGTPADSRGASPAFADFVQPYLDERSARIVGAVLTAADGLGVSPVAVALAWVRDRPGVTAPIVGARTVAQLKGSLDAEHVVLPDEIREALDDVSAPTSGHPTA, encoded by the coding sequence ATGGAACAGCGACCCCTCGGCCACACCGGCCTCACCGTTTCCCGGCTGGGACTGGGCACCATGACCTGGGGCCGCGACACCGACGCCGACGACGCCGCCGCCCAGCTCACCGCATTCGTCGATGCGGGTGGCACCCTGGTCGACACGGCGGACGTCTACGTCGAGGGCGAGAGCGAGCGGGTGCTCGGCCGGCTGCTGGCCCGCGGTGACGTCGACCGCCGGGACATCGTGGTCGCCACGAAGGCGGCGTCCCGTCGCGGTGAACCCAGGGCCCGGGACGCGTCCCGACGGCACCTGCTCGATGCCCTCGACGCGTCGTTGGAGCGGCTGGGGCTCGACCATGTCGACCTTTGGCAGATGCACGCCTTCGACCCGGCGACACCGATCGAAGAGACCCTGGCCGCGCTGGATACGGCGGTGAGCTCGGGCCGCACCCGCTACGTCGGGGTCTCGAACTACAGCGGCTGGCAGACCGCGAAGGCGGCTACCTGGCAGCGGGCCTGGCCCGGCCGTAGTCCGCTGGTCTCGACACAGGTGGAGTACTCGCTGCTCCAGCGCGCGATCGAGCACGAGGTCATGCCGGCGGCGATCGACCTCGGCCTCGCCATCCTGCCCTGGTCACCGCTCGGCCGCGGCGTGCTCACCGGGAAGTACCGGGGCGGCACGCCGGCCGACTCGCGCGGGGCGTCCCCCGCGTTCGCCGACTTCGTCCAGCCCTACCTCGACGAACGGTCCGCCCGGATCGTCGGCGCCGTACTCACCGCGGCCGACGGGCTCGGGGTCTCCCCGGTCGCCGTCGCACTCGCCTGGGTGCGTGATCGGCCCGGCGTGACCGCGCCGATCGTCGGGGCCCGGACCGTCGCCCAGCTCAAGGGCTCACTCGACGCCGAGCACGTCGTACTGCCCGATGAGATTCGCGAGGCCCTCGACGACGTTTCGGCGCCGACGTCGGGACACCCCACCGCGTGA